One region of Vitis vinifera cultivar Pinot Noir 40024 chromosome 1, ASM3070453v1 genomic DNA includes:
- the LOC109121461 gene encoding D-galacturonate reductase-like: MALMVPKVSIGANGRAMPVIGMGTASLSPEAMLEAIRIGYRHFDTAFVYGSEQPLGEAIAQALHLGLIKSRDELFITSKLWCTSAEKDLVVPAIKKSLGNLQLEYLDLFLIHWPLRLSKEMRQIPVPKEDLLPIDIKSLWEGMEE, encoded by the exons ATGGCTTTAATGGTGCCCAAGGTGTCCATCGGCGCCAATGGCCGAGCCATGCCCGTTATTGGGATGGGCACTGCATCATTGTCGCCGGAGGCCATGCTCGAAGCTATTAGAATTGGCTACCGCCACTTCGACACTGCTTTCGTGTACGGCTCGGAGCAGCCTCTTGGCGAAGCAATTGCCCAAGCCCTGCACCTAGGGCTCATCAAATCCAGGGACGAGCTATTCATCACTTCGAAGCTCTGGTGCACCTCTGCCGAGAAAGACCTTGTCGTGCCCGCCATCAAGAAAAGCCTCGG GAATCTTCAACTGGAATACCTTGATCTGTTTCTGATACACTGGCCGCTGAGGCTGAGCAAAGAAATGCGCCAAATACCAGTTCCAAAAGAAGATCTTCTTCCGATTGA